In the genome of Raphanus sativus cultivar WK10039 chromosome 4, ASM80110v3, whole genome shotgun sequence, one region contains:
- the LOC108852552 gene encoding LOB domain-containing protein 12-like, whose product MGGPGSSSPCASCKLLRRRCAKDCIFAPYFPPDDPHKFAIVHKVFGASNVSKMLQELPVHQRADAVNSLVFEANARVRDPVYGCVGAISYLQNQVSQLQMQLAVAQAEILCIQMQHEQPLQSHHQVLELDQDEKALLLNNNSINNCNNDNNNLGYAMSSGQFNSNFASPSSIMQMQMQMQDPLKQESLWT is encoded by the exons ATGGGCGGTCCAGGATCATCATCACCATGTGCTTCGTGTAAGCTTCTTCGCCGACGCTGTGCAAAAGATTGTATCTTTGCACCTTATTTCCCTCCTGACGATCCTCACAAATTCGCCATAGTTCATAAGGTGTTCGGCGCAAGCAACGTCAGCAAAATGTTGCAG GAACTCCCGGTTCATCAAAGAGCTGACGCGGTGAATAGTTTGGTTTTCGAAGCAAACGCAAGAGTTAGAGATCCGGTATATGGCTGCGTAGGAGCAATCTCCTACTTACAAAACCAAGTCTCACAGCTTCAAATGCAACTAGCAGTGGCTCAAGCCGAGATTCTCTGTATCCAGATGCAACACGAGCAACCTTTACAATCTCATCATCAAGTACTTGAACTAGACCAAGACGAAAAGGCTCTCTTGCTAAACAACAACAGTATCAACAACTGCAACAACGACAATAACAACTTGGGTTATGCCATGTCTTCTGGGCAGTTTAACTCTAACTTTGCTTCTCCAAGCAGTATAATGCAGATGCAAATGCAAATGCAAGACCCTCTTAAGCAAGAATCTCTTTGGACTTGA
- the LOC108853807 gene encoding ubiquitin-activating enzyme E1 1, with the protein MLESVSPSSPVKKRRIDIASDNSTNSASGSSSSSDVHMASGNSNGQQEIDEDLHSRQLAVYGRETMRRLFASNVLISGMHGLGAEIAKNLILAGVKSVTLHDEKVVELWDLSSNFVFSEDDIGKNRADASVLKLQDLNNAVVVSSLTTCLTKEHLSRFQVVVFSDISLEKAIEFDDYCHSHQPPISFVKADVRGLFGSVFCDFGPEFAVLDVDGEEPHTGIIASISNESQAFVSCVDDERLEFEDGDLVVFSEVEGMTELNDGKPRKIKSSRPYSFTLEEDTTGYGTYVKGGIVTQVKQPKLLSFKTLREALTDPGDFLFSDFSKFDRPPLLHLAFQALDRFSSEACRLPVAGSEEDAQQLISIAASINAGQQGDLKVENVDHKLLRSFSFGARAVLNPMAAMFGGIVGQEVVKACSGKFHPLFQFFYFDSVESLPSEPLDSSDVAPRNSRYDAQISVFGAKFQKKLEDARVFTVGSGALGCEFLKNMALMGVSCGNQGKLTVTDDDIIEKSNLSRQFLFRDWNIGQAKSTVAASAAAAINPKFKVEALQNRVGAETENVFDDAFWENLTVVVNALDNVNARLYVDSRCLYFQKPLLESGTLGAKCNTQMVIPHLTENYGASRDPPEKQAPMCTVHSFPHNIDHCLTWARSEFEGLLEKTPAEVNAYLSSPVEYTNSMMSAGDAQARETLERIVECLDKEKCENFQDCLNWARLRFEDYFVNRVKQLIYTFPEDAATSTGAPFWSAPKRFPRPLQYSSSDPSLLNFITATAILRAETFGIPVPEWTKNPKEAAEAVDSVIVPDFEPRKDAKIVTDEKATSLTTASVDDATVINDLIAKLERCRHNLSPDFRMKPVQFEKDDDTNYHMDVISGLANMRARNYSIPEVDKLKAKFIAGRIIPAIATSTAMATGLVCLELYKVLDGGHKVEAYRNTFANLALPLFSMAEPVPPKVVKHRDMAWTVWDRWVLKGNPTLREVLQWLEDKGLNAYSISCGSCLLFNSMFPRHKERMDKKVVDLARDIAKVELPPYRHHLDVVVACEDQDDNDVDIPLVSIYFR; encoded by the exons ATGCTCGAATCAGTTTCACCATCGTCGCCGGTCAAAAAACGCCGTATCGATATCGCTTCCGATAACTCTACAAACTCAGCTTCCGGTAGTAGTAGCAGCAGCGACGTCCACATGGCTTCCGGTAACTCGAACGGTCAACAGGAGATCGACGAGGATCTCCACAGCAGACAGCTCGCCGTGTACGGACGCGAGACGATGAGGCGTCTCTTCGCCTCAAACGTTCTCATCTCAGGGATGCACGGCCTTGGCGCTGAGATTG CGAAGAATCTGATTCTTGCTGGTGTGAAGTCAGTGACACTTCACGATGAGAAAGTGGTGGAGCTGTGGGACTTATCTAGCAACTTTGTTTTCTCTGAGGATGATATTGGCAAGAACAGAGCTGATGCCTCTGTTCTCAAGTTGCAGGATCTTAACAATGCTGTGGTTGTATCTAGCTTGACCACTTGCTTAACCAAAGAGCATCTTTCTCGTTTCCAG GTTGTTGTATTCTCTGACATAAGCTTGGAGAAAGCAATTGAGTTTGATGACTATTGCCACAGCCATCAGCCTCCTATTTCTTTCGTTAAGGCTGATGTCAGGGGTCTTTTCGGCTCTGTCTTTTGTGATTTCGGGCCTGAGTTTGCGGTTCTGGACGTTGATGGGGAGGAGCCACACACTGGCATTATCGCCTCTATCTCTAACGAGAGCCAGGCCTTTGTTTCATGTGTTGACGACGAGAGACTTGAATTCGAAGACGGGGACCTCGTCGTTTTCTCTGAAGTCGAGGGTATGACGGAGCTCAACGACGGGAAACCGAGGAAGATCAAAAGCTCGCGGCCGTATTCGTTCACCCTCGAGGAGGACACCACAGGGTACGGAACGTATGTGAAAGGTGGGATTGTCACTCAGGTGAAACAGCCGAAGCTGCTGAGTTTTAAGACCTTGAGAGAAGCGCTTACGGATCCAGGGGATTTTCTGTTTAGTGATTTCTCCAAGTTCGACCGGCCTCCGCTTCTCCACTTAGCGTTCCAGGCGCTTGATCGGTTTAGTTCTGAAGCTTGCAGGCTCCCTGTTGCTGGGTCTGAAGAGGACGCTCAGCAGCTTATATCTATCGCCGCATCCATCAATGCTGGGCAGCAGGGTGATTTGAAGGTGGAGAATGTTGACCATAAGCTTCTAAGAAGCTTCTCCTTTGGAGCCAGGGCTGTTCTTAATCCCATGGCTGCAATGTTTGGCGGTATTGTTGGACAGGAGGTTGTCAAAGCTTGCTCTGGAAAATTCCATCCCCTCTTTCAG TTTTTCTACTTTGATTCAGTGGAGTCACTCCCTTCTGAGCCTCTGGATTCTAGTGACGTTGCACCAAGAAACAGCCGGTACGATGCCCAAATATCTGTATTTGGGGCCAAGTTCCAGAAGAAACTCGAAGATGCTAGAGTTTTCACAGTAGGGTCTGGTGCTCTTGGCTGCGAGTTCTTGAAAAACATGGCTCTGATGGGGGTTTCATGTGGAAACCAAGGGAAGTTAACAGTgactgatgatgatatcatcgaGAAGAGTAACCTCAGTCGTCAGTTTCTGTTCCGTGATTGGAACATCGGGCAGGCTAAATCCACGGTCGCTGCTTCCGCCGCTGCGGCTATAAACCCCAAGTTCAAGGTTGAGGCCCTGCAGAACCGTGTGGGCGCCGAGACTGAGAATGTATTCGACGATGCCTTCTGGGAGAACTTAACTGTCGTCGTCAATGCGTTGGATAATGTCAACGCGAGGCTCTACGTTGATTCGAGGTGCTTGTATTTCCAGAAGCCTCTCCTTGAGTCTGGGACTCTCGGTGCAAAGTGCAACACACAGATGGTCATCCCACATCTGACTGAAAACTACGGTGCCTCAAGGGACCCACCAGAGAAACAGGCCCCCATGTGTACGGTGCACTCGTTCCCGCACAACATTGATCACTGTTTAACTTGGGCTCGCTCTGAGTTCGAGGGTTTGCTTGAGAAGACTCCCGCTGAAGTGAATGCGTATCTCTCTAGCCCGGTTGAATACACTAACTCGATGATGAGTGCTGGCGATGCTCAGGCGAGGGAGACGTTGGAGAGGATCGTTGAGTGCCTTGACAAGGAGAAGTGTGAGAACTTCCAGGACTGCTTAAACTGGGCTCGACTCAGGTTCGAGGATTACTTTGTAAACCGTGTGAAGCAACTGATATACACATTTCCTGAAGATGCTGCGACAAGTACCGGAGCACCATTCTGGTCTGCCCCAAAAAGATTCCCACGTCCGCTCCAGTACTCCTCTTCTGACCCAAGCCTCCTTAACTTCATCACGGCGACTGCTATTCTAAGAGCAGAGACATTCGGGATCCCTGTGCCTGAGTGGACCAAGAACCCAAAGGAAGCAGCTGAAGCTGTAGACAGTGTGATAGTCCCAGACTTTGAGCCAAGGAAAGATGCAAAGATTGTGACAGATGAGAAAGCCACCAGTTTAACCACTGCTTCGGTGGATGACGCTACCGTCATCAACGACCTCATTGCTAAGCTTGAGCGTTGTAGGCATAACTTGTCTCCAGATTTCAGGATGAAACCAGTTCAGTTCGAAAAG gatgATGATACAAACTATCACATGGACGTGATATCGGGTCTTGCCAACATGAGGGCTAGGAACTACAGCATACCCGAAGTCGACAAGCTGAAAGCAAAGTTCATCGCAGGGAGAATCATACCAGCCATTGCGACCTCAACAGCCATGGCCACTGGTCTGGTCTGCCTCGAGCTTTACAAGGTCCTTGACGGAGGACACAAAGTGGAAGCCTACAGAAACACTTTTGCCAACCTGGCGCTTCCACTTTTCTCAATGGCCGAACCGGTTCCGCCGAAGGTGGTGAAGCACCGCGACATGGCTTGGACCGTTTGGGACAGATGGGTTCTGAAAGGAAACCCTACGCTGCGTGAGGTGTTGCAGTGGCTGGAGGACAAAGGGCTTAACGCTTACAGCATCTCTTGCGGAAGCTGTCTTCTGTTCAACAGTATGTTCCCGAGGCACAAGGAGAGGATGGACAAGAAAGTGGTGGATCTCGCTAGGGATATTGCTAAAGTGGAGTTGCCGCCTTACCGTCACCATCTTGATGTAGTGGTGGCTTGTGAGGATCAAGATGACAATGACGTCGATATTCCTCTCGTCTCTATCTATTTCAGGTGA
- the LOC108853808 gene encoding protein LIGHT-DEPENDENT SHORT HYPOCOTYLS 6 codes for MEPVGDPTPSSPPPPSRYESQKRRDWNTFLQYLSNHKPPLTLTRCSGAHVLEFLNYLDQFGKTKVHVATCPFFGQPDPPSSCACPHKQAWGSLDALIGRLRAAYEEDGGPSDANPFASRAVRIYLREVKESQGKARGIPYEKKTRKRKPTVTTVRLDVDLTSGIVVKDRSNGDSPAAFATVLPLG; via the coding sequence ATGGAACCCGTCGGTGATCCAACTCCCTCATCACCGCCACCACCAAGCCGTTACGAGTCGCAGAAACGCCGAGACTGGAACACGTTTCTTCAGTACCTAAGCAACCACAAGCCGCCTCTAACGCTAACGCGGTGCAGCGGCGCGCACGTGCTCGAGTTCCTCAACTACCTAGATCAGTTCGGTAAAACCAAAGTCCACGTGGCGACATGCCCTTTCTTCGGCCAACCGGACCCACCATCTTCTTGCGCTTGTCCGCACAAGCAAGCCTGGGGGTCTCTCGACGCCTTGATCGGGCGGCTTAGAGCCGCTTACGAGGAAGACGGTGGACCGTCTGATGCGAACCCGTTTGCTTCACGCGCCGTTAGGATTTACCTGAGAGAAGTCAAAGAGAGTCAAGGTAAGGCTCGTGGGATTCCTTACGAGAAAAAGACTCGTAAACGGAAACCCACCGTCACCACCGTTAGATTGGACGTGGATTTAACGAGTGGGATCGTCGTCAAAGACCGGAGTAACGGTGATTCTCCGGCTGCTTTCGCAACCGTACTTCCTCTAGgttaa